TGCATTGAAACCGCGTGCGTACACGGTGGCCCGTGGCCTCGGAACCTTCGTTTTCACAGCGCGGTTATAATAAATCGGGCCCATCCAGGACTCGTGTGCGCTGTGCCATCCTCCTCGCCACTTCACTCTCTCTAGTGTCTAGTGTAGCTTTGCAGTGGTGGTTGGTTGGTTCTGTGTCTTGAGCCGTGCTGAAGATCTCGACGAGCAAAGGGGAGAAGAGATGAAGGGGATCCCTGTGGCTCTCCTGCTCCTCGCCCTggtcgccgcctcctcgctccaTGATCTCGCCGCGGTTGCAGGTAATTGAACAACACGTCGTCCCGGGCGTCTTGCTTCGTTCGTTTCCGCTTGCATGATTCCGCAGAGCTTGCAGCGAGGAGCGAGCAAAGTTGCAGGACGATCGAGATCGGCGTCGGTGTATCCCCCTTAACCTGTGTAACCTTGTGGGCGCAAacagctccggcgccgccccggACGGTGTGTGCGACGGCAAGTGCCGGAGCCGGTGCTCGCTGAAGAAGGCCGGGCGGTGCATGGGGCTCTGCATGATGTGCTGCGGCAAGTGCGGTAGCTGCGTGCCGTCGGGACCCTACGCCAGCAAGGACGAGTGCCCCTGCTATAGGGACATGAAGTCGCCCAAGAGCCAGCGCCCCAAGTGCCCCTAGGAACTTAGGAAGGAGCTCCCCTCACCGCCGTCGATCTGTGGTTCTGTTCGTGTATCCAGAGAAGTAGTGTGCTGCAATAAACAATGCTAGATCTGTAGTGCTGTATGTCCTGTGAGATCTGAGGTCCCAGAGATCCCAAGCACAATCTATCTCTTCTGTTCCCCGCGAAATTGCCTGTCACAGATCGATGTCCAGGATCGCCTGCCCGTGGGGCACCGTTTGGTCCCCGCGCTTGGCGGCGATCCGCGGAGGGCACCGGCAGCACAACCGCGGGAGCATGGGGGAAACTACGGGCCGGCCGTGCGGATGGCACCGGGCCAATCGTTCACGTGGGGTGGACCGTGCTGGACGGGACGTGTTCGTAGTTTGTGTGACACGCCCAGGTTATTTGCGAACTAAACAATGGAGCGAGCGGTCGCCAAGGATTCCGCACCGCCGGTGTTGGCTGCTCCCTCCCGTACGGCCCCGAGCCGCAGCGCGGCGCCAttcgccacctccgcctcccctAGCCGCCGCTGCGGGGTTCCTGCTCGTCCTTCCCTCCTCGAGGATCCAAACCCTAACAAAGGGGCGCGATCGATGGGGAACGGAAGTGGGCGGCCTCTGGGCCATCGCCTCGTCGCCGTGGCGCAGCTGTAGAACCGCAGGGACTACGCGTTGCGCCTCCGCATGGTGCTGTGGCTGCGGTGCGGCTGGAGGACCACGGCGACGGGCCGTGACGACTCCCCCGCCTTGCCGTGACGTCTCCACTGGTACGGTTTGCCGTTCTGGAACCCGATGTTTGTTTGGTGCTAGAATTATTGTCCTCAAACTATGGTGGTGATTTCGTTGCGGGCTTATGTCGATAGGGCCGGATGTTTGGCTCCGAATTGAGTTAATTTGTTGTCTACGACGTGATTTGTGTATCCTGCTGTTGCACTTGGCAGCTAAATCGGATGTGTGATCTTAGGTTCAAATTAGTCAGGACCGCATCAGGGTTTCTGTTAGGTGGTATGCTTGGCACACTCACCTGCCTTATGATTATACTTGTATATTAGCCTTGAAATATACGTAGAATATATGGATAATGAAGGGTAAATGGAGAAGTGAAACAAATCTCGGAATTCTGACTATTAAACTGGAAGGAAAAGACACTTTGAaatgttttaagccaaaaattgAACCTGGGATGGATGAATGAACCCTTCCAAAAGCCCAACCCAGTGTGCTGAGCAACGACCACCTGTTTTATGCCGGTTTATACTGATATATGCTCCGTTTCAGATGTTTGGGCCTTTATTGTAACTTCTGTGTGGCTGAATAATATCTGAAAGAAATTGAGGTTTGCTAGTTAGATTGTCTTATATAGTAGATTTTTCAATTGAAGTTGGTATTCTAGGTGCTAAATTTGTCCATTTATAACTTCTTTCCTTGGTTTTAGGAGATATACTTGGACCAAGACTTCCTGTTGTGTGATTCAAATGTTTGGTCAGCACATTTAGATGGAGCATTTTCTTTGCTTTCATAATTACTGCAGCTCTCCAATGTATTATACTTCTGTAAGATTAACTAAAAAAAGTTTGGCCTTAAATTGCTAATGGTGAATTGTAAGAAACCATTTATTCACTAGTAGTATTTTTGCTTGTGGTTAATTGTTGGAAGGTATCATGTAGGCAATTCTATTTCAAAATTGCTCTCACATGCCATGTTTACATTCTTATTTACCTCTACTGCGATGTGCAAAGTGTGTTTAAGAACGTTCATGAATGTTGCTATTGATTTTGGTTGGCAGATTGCATATGCATAGTCTCATTGTAAACTACATGATAAGGTATATTTCGTTTTATGGAAACTTCCATGtaagatgcacccaaataacaCTTCTGGTCTCCTCATTTCCCCTTTTGTTTCCCTTCTTTTTTGTTTCCACTTCTGTTATGGCTCATTAAGTTACTGCTTACCACGCACCTACCATGTTGTTCTTTCATCAGTACATTCTTATCTGCTATGGGATGCCAACTTCTTAATAAAAGGGGTGATAGAGGAATCTTATTGGGTGTTTTATGGTTAAGACTATCCTGCCTAGTTTAAGGATTGAAGCTTTTGTGTTGTTCAAAAGATAGTCGACCTTTGCTTAACTAGATAAATTTTTGGGAACTCAAGGAAAGTCGATGGCTGGTAATTTTTCATGTCCATCCAATACTGCAATATTTTATTGGCTGATGATATAATTTTTTCTGGTCCATGAGCACACTGATGGTGATATCCTGTTTGACTCTCATTTACGTGGTAGGTCAATTTAGGTGGTGCATGCGTATGGTGGGGGGTTGTGTTCTGATCTGACTCCTGGCAAATGGTAGCTTGAATCAgtacaacaacatagccttttttctcaagcaagttggggtaggctagagatgaaatccgaaagaaataagttcaaggttcaggcacattgatagctagtctccaagcgctcctatccaaagcttgAATCAGTAGTAATTGAATTTAAATGATATGGGCAGCAAGAGGAAAGAGCAGTGGCATAGTCACTTGAATTGGTACTTTTGATCTAATCTCTTCTTGCCACAAATTGACTAGAAGATTACAGATCTGGAATGTTTCTTTCTAATAACACTTGATAAACAGCTACTAACTAACTAGGTACCAACGCTCCATTTTCTGATTCCTGTTGTTCTGGGACGGGACGAATTGGGTTGCCTTATGATctgttactttagatttttggTATGTTCAACACTTCAAATGACTTAGTTTGGAGTCCTTGATTACTTTGCATTTCATGATGCATTTTGATTTGCTCTTGGTGCCTAAGTTCTTACAATGAGTAGCTAGGAGATTCTCTGGTTTCTATAGAAGTTCATGGATATGGCTGATAAGGTGGCAACCATAGCATAATCCTTGGATACTCTTGCTGGTATCCCTAGGATCATCATTGGCCATCATTACATGTCGCACCTCGAATTTAAAGCATGGCATGTCATGGATGGTAAACAACAAATCCAACAAGCTTAAGATACCGAGTGCTGACTCGCATCTTAATCTCTAATGAATGGTTGCAATGGATGGTGTGCCATCCTTTTAGGATGTACACAGTGAAGACTCGCCAGCTCaagcatattttttttttgaaagcacttAGATGCTTATACCATAGGATTTGTTCATTGTGATAACAAACATGAGGGCAGATATGTATGTCTTAGTGCCTCATCTTTCAGTTTTTTTATTGTTAAGGATAGTGGTTCACCAAGACACGAACTAAAGCTCTCTTTACCCAGTTTTTGATCTATTGCCCTCCTCTAACATACTGTTTGACCCTCCTTTGCATAGTTGTTATCCTATTATGAATTTCTTGCTGAAAGATTCAGCAATGTTCTGGCTTTATATATTTAGTCACTAAAGGGCTTGATAAAACAAGTTACAACGGTTGCAGGACAAGGCTTTATGAGTGATAGCAGGGGGTGTGAGGTGAGAGAGTCTTGATCATTTGTCACACCCACTGCGCTTCACTTTCTGAACTAATAACAAGCTCAACAGCTTTTTTCAGCATAAAGGTTATAGGACAATACCACAAGGGTGAAAACATCTTGAACCgctgtttttaaaaaaaatgatttttttggaattttcacCTATGATAATATAGAATGGGGAGGGGGGGGTACTCAGCGCTtgccttttctttctcttcttgcCCGTTAATACATTTATCTGCAAAAACTACCTTTTGTTTCATGGTATTTTTCATCTTAGAGAAGGCAACAGAAAATCATCATGAGGATTGAATTTTTGTGGAGGGAAAAGGGTTCAGATTGTGGTAGTTGAGTTGAATGTCCTCCTTTGATACAAACCTACGAGTTCCCAGGTATTCTGAATTCTTTACTCTGTGACAATGTGGAAGAACCACTTTTAGCATAGCTACTTGGATGGGGTTACTCTGATCCACATATAGCTATGGTTGATCTGTGCACATTCCCTTTGTTCTGAACCGTGGGTTTTTAGGAAAAGAAATCATCTTTGCTCCTCTAGCAGCATTGAAAAAACATTAGTTATGATATCAGTATTATGCAACATTGGCTTTGATTGAATCTGTACTAGGTTGGAAATGCTGTGCCTCCATTATGATATCAGTATTGCACATTATTCATTATATTATGAAGTGCCTCCATAGCACATTGCCATGATATTCTAAGTTTTAATAGCACATATTCACTGAAGTTTTTTTCATCCCTAGTTCATTGAAGTTCTAAGATTCCGCCATCAGTAAATATGGATTCCCTGCTATTCTGAATTTCTAATAGCCCTCTACAATCTCAAATCAGTGCTTAATTAATCAATAATGTTGAGAACTTGAGATACAAGTTTGTTCTGGTGGCCAATAACATAACTTTCCCTCTTGCATGTTTTGTTGTAATTTGATTTGCTCCATTCTATGTCTTTAACTCTGTTTTCCTCTCTGGATTTGCAGGAACCTAATGGTGGAGTTGAAAGAAGTGGTCGTTGGTGGTTCTTTGTTTTCACTGTCATATGCAAGGTTGGGTACTATTTGGTTACCtcatttatttcagcatgtaaTCTTTTGTGTAATGGGCCTTTCTATTTGTTCTGGTTGCAtgaggtgttttttttttgcatgctaGATTTAGGAGTCATTACACTTCAACTTAGTTTCATTTTTTCTTAGGAGGATGAGTTTGATTAGTTAGTACGAGGTCAAAAGTGAGTGTCGCTTCTGATGTACATGAACCGGTAACTGTGATGCGTACAGGTAAGGCTTCTAATAAGTCGGTTATAACTTTCGTGCTAGTTTTTTTTAACCCAGCACTTCGCCTATAGCGGTTTCGTACTAGGCTTCTAATACAACCTGTCTATCAAAGCCCAATTCGTCAGACCAACAAGGACTAGAACCTGTCCGAGTTTTGAGCCTACAGAGGTAGAGGTAGACGTAACGTAAGCCGAGGGACGagttaaaaacaaaaaaacataagccgagagaagaaaaaaaaacttacaatTGGCATAAACACAGCCCACGAAGCCCATTTAGGCCAGGCTATTGGGCCATAGATGGGCTAAACAGGGCCTAGTTTTGGCCCTTTAATGCTAAAATTTGTTCGAATGGGCTCCGTTTGGCCCATTAATGCTTTTATGGGCTTCATGTATTCAAAAGCACTATCTGGACCTCCTGAAAGCCCATCAAAGTCTAACCATGTAATCTTCAGAAGGGCCGACGTGGGCCTAGTATGGTCATTGGAATATTAATGGGCTCCATGCGGCCTAAGAAAGCACTAACAGGCTATATCAAACAGTCGTGAGCCTTTGTTAGTTCAACATGAACCAGGGCATCGACGATCTGACGTCTGCACGCACATCTAACATGAACCAGCTAAGGTTTATCGACACATTACATCGGTACCATACATGGTATGATAAACCTCTAAATAGCGGTAATGTGTCGGTTGCGGTGTGTGAGCAAATCGAAGAGGAGCTGGGCGGCATGATGGCACAGAGACTGAGACCATAACGCGTCCTACGCCCGCTGCGACGTCACGGACGAGGCCCAGATCGCGGCCGCGGTGGACCTCGCCGTGGCGCGCGACCTCGCGGACTTCGACCGCGTCATGTCCGCCAACGCGCGGTCGGCGGTGGCCTGCCTCAAGCACGCCGCGCGCGTCATGGTCCCCCGGGGCAGCGGCTGCGTCCTCTGCACGGGGAGCACCACGGGTAtgctcggcggcgtcgcggcgctgCCCTACAGCCTGTCCAAGGCCACGGTCATGAGCGTGGTGCGCATGGCGGCGGACGAGCTGGCGCGCTCGGGCGTTCGCGTGAACGCCATCTCCCCGCACGCCATCGCGACACCGCTGCTGGTCCGATCGCTCGCCAGGCAGCACCCTGGCGTCCCCGACGAGCAGCTGAAGCGGCTGGTGGAGACGGGCATGAGCGAGCTCCGCGGCGcggtgctggagctggaggacgTGGCGAGGGCGGCCGTGTACCTGGCGTCCGACGAGGCCAAGTTCGTGACCGGGCACAACCTCGTCATCGACGGCGGGTTCACGGTCGGGAAGCGGATCGGCGTGCCGGCGGCGAGATGAGACGCCGGCTAACCCTTCTGATGGGATAAGTCAATGTCATCCGTGTATCGGTGAATGGACAAGCTGGTTGGTTCTATGCGAACGGATGTACCTATCAATGCTGTCGCTATCATTAGCCTGGGAGTTCAAAACAAAAACTGGCTACATACCATCAAACAAGTCAACAATTCACTAGACATAGTCGAGACTTGGAGATGATCAATGGATATTTTAGTTGAACAATGGATGAAATTGACTTGTTCCTTGTTGAATGGAGAATCGCCTGTAGCTGATGCATTTGACTAGCATCTCTTGCGTCAGTTAAAATCTTGAAAAGAATTGCACGTCACAACTTTCAAACCCATTCCCAGTTGCAATTGAAGAATGAAAATAAGCCGAGACTAAAGGAAACCAATGCCAATTTGCATGCCCCAGAAAATTCAGTTATCAGAGCACACTCGTATCAATGAAACAGCCATGGTCTCCACACTACCAAAAGAAACCGAAGAGGTTACAGTACAATTAATAGAGATGTGCAAAATGACACGCAAAAACTAGAAAGTTCCTAATAAATCATGTCGACCTCAAACTACCTGCAAGTACATGGGGACAGATTTTTGATCGGCTCTGCACTTAAGCAGGCAGAAGCGAATGCGAACGAGATGATTTGCCTTGACAGATGACGGACATCATTCTCAACCACCAGAGCTACACGAAACGAAATGAGCACCAGCCACATCTCTGGCATGCTTTTTACTCCTGCCAAACCTTATCCTAGCAAGGCTGGGCACCAGATCCTTTCCCAAAAAGGCAAATCGGGTTCATTTGCCAAACCTACGAGGGTCAGCAACCTGGGGTGGCATCGATTTTCTTCCTAACTAGCAGATCAAGAATAGCCAATGGAACCAAAAAAATAATGCACCGAATCTTTGAAGAAGCCAGATACCCTCAGCACTTATCAAATAGATATTACATTGTTCCGTTCCACGGGTGTGCTTGTCCCTTCTCTACCCTACTTAATCTACATTacatgaacaaaaccttcttcTACCATAAGCACAAGAGGAAGCTCTTGATCTGAATCACTACAGTTTATGAACAACACCTTGAATCGAGAAGTCATGTAATCATATTGTGCTTCTTCTGTAAGCTTGTAGCTTGTGTTACATACAAAGAGGGCTACTCCAGCAGCAGATGCGTGCCGCTGTGATATGTAACCCCACACGACGGTATCTCTACCAAAGAATTGTCTATATGTTGCTCCGCCAAACAGCTTTGGATCATAGCGGCTGGAGTTCTTGCTCAGGAGCCACTGAGTCAACAGGTCTGTAGGCAGTTTGACCACTAAATTTCTTTCTCCAAACAAGTACTACTAAGAAGGCTGACAAAGTGAACAGAACAACTAATAAAATCCCAAGCAGTATGGAGACTACATGTTCTTGAAACCATGACCTGCACCAAAACAAATCGGAAGTTAAATGTAACTTctagcttttcaaaaaaaaatgtaagttCTTACTGAAATCCAATTCAAGCGAATAAGATGGATAGCTGCAGCAGAATTTACTTAAAGAGAACTATCGATTTACACACTACCATGAAGTTACCTCAACGAACATTTCTTTTGGTGCTGCAGAGGGAAGGGGTGTAAATATAACAGAACATGAGAAATACTGAGACAATGGTGTGCTTCTTTGTGGACTTTTAATCTTTTCAAAGCATATGTATAGCTGATTCTAGATCAGGGGAAACTGTGTTTTTTTCTCTAAAAGATATAACACTTTCCTCCATTTTCTGGAGGAAGAGATGCCCCAAACAGAAAATATAGATGCTATCAGACATGATGCGAACACTGCAACTTATAATAGACACTTCCTCACCTTCTGGTTAAAGGTTGCACATTCCACTCGAGCAACTGATAACTGCCAAGATTTTCAGGCAATTGAACATGATGCTGAGTTAACCGGTAGATGATACCCTGGCATAAATCAACACAACAAATTAATCCGTGAAAAAAAAGTGATGCTGAAGTAGTTCTAGTAGGTTCGAGTGGATGCTACCATTGCTGTTGTGTTAGACATAGCATTATCAGGTCCTGCTGGGAAAATACCCCATCTGATCAGAGTAGAGTTTCCTTGGCTTGTAACATTCATAACTCGAACCTGTCAAATTAAAGATCAACTTCAGCCAAATCACCATGAAACAATCTCCAAACAGCTACGGCATTGGCACAAACTGAAGTAGATGAAATTATGATACCAAGACATTCACCCTTGACAGAAAAAGAACTGCGCGCATAACTAGCACAACCAAATAGTCACATACTATACTTCATCCTTACCTGACGGGAGTCAATTTCCAATTCTTTAGCTATCAGCTCGGACAGCTCATGGAGATGAGGTTTCAGATTTGGGTAAGTAACATTAATGGACATATCAATGGTTATGAGACCAACATCAAATTCTGCAAGTGGAAGATAAAAAGGTATGATAAATCATGTCAATCAGTGCAGTAAGGAAAAATAATGGGTATTGGGACAGTCCATCGCTCCTATCTAAAAAAATGATATTGATTTCAAATACGTAATGTACAAtagaaacaaagcaaactatTATTGCAAAAAAAGTGCAACTACAAATCTCAGAAAAAAATGCTTAGCTTTAGCTCGCAATAATCAGCCTGGTTATTAACAAAATTGCTAGGCATATGAAATGAGACTTAGAACTAGATTATTAAGCAAGAAAGCAAAGAGTGATGAGTGTGCCAAGCCAAAGATCTAATTAGATAAACAAAATTGAGAAACATGGATAGAGTCCTGGTTCGAAGAACCTTTCAGAGAGGCCAATTGATTGTCTGCTTCATTTCATACAAAAACTAAAGCCCTATCAAGCTCATATTCAGAAGCACGAAACAGCTGGCAACAAAGCAGCCAAAAGGAAAATTACATCACCTAATACTTACAATTGCACTAATATTCATTTTTTGTTATCCATCATATGATACACATGATTGAATAGGAAATATAAAATAATTAGGCACAAACCTGGTAAACCACTAGGGGCAGGAGCAGGTGACATATCAGCTTGTGAACCTGTATCACTTGAAGGTGCTGGTGAAGAAGCACCGCCGATATGGAGCCTCTCCCACAATTCCGAACAGTTAGTTTTCCAAAAGCCAATCTTTTCATTGTGACGGTCATAGGTCACAAGTGTATTACGAACTATGATACCTGCCATTAAGCTCACTACTTTAGCTACTTACAATTGCCAAGTATCCAAATGCATACAAATAATGTGATGTTGTCATGATCCTGTAATTTCCATAGATTATTTTACTATGGCATTTGAATGAATCAAGAATTCAAGATCTTTATCATTTTAGACAGTAGTCATATCAAGGGGTAATATACAATACATCAATAAACAAACAGCTAAATTAAAATGTATTATGCACGCAACCAAAAGAAACTTTAGAGCTTTTCTTTGCCATTATGGAAGAAGAAACTAAAGTTTTATGCCCTACACTGTTTTAGTTTTCAACGTGCAGCTTCCATTACAGAGAAAGTCACATCTGTAGGCTCAAGTTTTGCCTGACAACTCCATAAACATATGGCTCCAAGTTATCTACAATTCTGAACTAATGTCCTGCTTATTTCCTTTTAACAAAAATATTTGTTTACGCTTTTCATAATGAAGACTAAGCTTGTTCATCTATGCTGGTCCGGTTTTGTGCTAAAACAATCATGCTTTTGTAAGTGCAATGTACACTACTGGATTGAATGATGGCCCAGAGCTACTTCTCTGAAAAAATTAGCAaatattcgggatagggtcggggtggcaccaattgaagagaaacttacccaacatcggttgagatggtttggacgtGTCCAACGGAGGGCTCCTAAGGCGCCGGTGTGTAGTGGGGTTCTaaagcgggtcgataatgtaaagaggagtagaggtagacctaaactgacttgggacaagtcagttaagagagaccttaagaagtggaatatctctaaagagatagctttggataggagcgcttggagactagctatcaacgtgcctgaaccgtgacctttgtttcttttgggttCCATCTCTAACCTACCCCAACTTTGTGGACAATGAAACACAAACATCAGATTTTATCATTTTAATTAATCACTCATCTCATGAAAGTTTGAATAGATCAAGTAAATAGTAAACACAAATAGCTCAGATATAAGGGGAGTATTCTAAACATTTCTTCCCAAGCCATATTTAGTTTTCTAATGAAGTTTCCAGCAAATGAAAGTGTATAAGCAGGTCAGAGTACAGCTGTTCATAGATTCACTCAGCCTATGCTACTAATACTTTTTATGTGAGATAAGATTAGAAAGTGCTGTATAAGGATGGCAGACAATATTCGGGTGTAATGCTACAGAACAAATATAGTAAGCTTGTGCACTTTATAAGTCAATACACATAAAGGTCTAAAAATTTTTCAGTACACATGAAAAGTATAAAAAAAAGTCAATGCACATAAAAAGAGAGAGCCCAGACTGTATGAGAAAAGACATTATGAAGTTGTAGAATAGATAAACACTCGAGATGGCGAATATGCCAGCACATGTTAAGAGAAGTAAAGCAAATGGCAGTAATAAGAAATGTTACAAGATCATAACACAAATTGCTTAACACTCTATGAAAGTTGAGTGTCTAACCTCCTAGTAGTGTTGTTGGATCTTTCCCATTTTGGAATACACCCAAACAATAGGCCCCATCAACTTTGGAGTGCTTCATTTCAGAAATGAAGGGAACATGAGTAGAAAGCATAGACAGgcaaattaaataaaatctatctcAATTCATTTAGATAGATCTAACATCTAAGTAATTTCTCATACCCGAAATAAATAATTTTCTGGTGTAAGTGAGAGCTTCTGTCCATTTCCAAATACCATGTCAACAGCTGGAAATACCTCATGTAGTTGTGAGACGTTCCTGGAAGTAAGACAATAAATATATAAGTTATGCACAAACAATATGGAGAGTGTTATAAGAACATTGAGAATGAGAAACAAATTCATGATAATGATGTGAAAGTCACCTTCCAGCACCTGCAAAGCAGATATCCTTGTAATTTGGATCAGGGCCACGGATTTTCTTGAGAGAATGGACTTTGCTAGTCACCTATTAATTGAGCACATAAAATCATTCAGCATAGTTTATATCAGCATAACCACCACCAGTTCATTTTAAGTAAAATACACCAGCggtccttgaacttgtcctgcAGTGTTCtctaggaccctaaactcttaaaTTGCAGATCTGGGTCCTTGAAACTTGTTATGCATATCATTTAAGGTCCAAATAAATATAATCAGTGAACATGCAATCCAGAACCAACTGATGGTGGACCACGCAAGCAAGTATATGTAGATTATTGAGATTTGGGCCTCCAGTGGCACAATTAAGAGATTTGGACCTCAAGTGGCACAAATAACAAGTTCAATGGCTCAGATTTGCATTCCAAGACTTAAGGGACTTAGATGACACAAGGCAAGTTTGAGGACTGGTACATGTTTCTCTTTTTAGAAGAATAAAGTAGGATGAAACAAAATCATTTATCTTTCATGCAATGCCATgcgaaaacaaacaaaacaaaatatatGCAGGTGAAGCAGTAACCTTGTAGGTCGTAATCCAGAAGCACATTTATAAAGCAACAAGCAAGAGAATAAAGAGGGCAAAAGGTGCACTGGTTAGTTAATAGACGTTAAAAAGCCGATGGTGCTTAAGTAGTAGTAGAATTTTATCTAGGGAAGTATACACTTATTTAGGAGTCAAGAGTCACAAAGTTCATTTATGCAGGGTAGAAAAGTTAAAATGATGACAAGTGTTATTTTAGTCCACAAAAACTACTGTTCACTTATGAAGCTAGACATGACCTATCTTTTTTACATGGTAAATTGCAAAGCACAATCACAAGCAATAGATTCCACATGTAGGGGACCACATGAAGGAAAAATGACTAGAAAAGAACAAAGATCCAACAAAATCAATTCAGGAAACAAATGGAGGTGGATGGCAAATATCTTACAGCATCTTTAAAAGACACAAAAGCTTGCTCTGGCAAATAAGCATATGTGGTTCCACTATCCAAAACAGTCCCGTGTTTGCTGTCAAAGACCCTTGGGTCTACCCGCAATGCCTTTCCACCAACATGTATTTCCCTTAACTCAATGTTGTAATACGGGCTGTCGTCATTTAGAGATAAGCAAGTAAAAATACATCCCACGAAAGGAAAATTATCTGCTGCCGTATACAAAACTATATATTACCTGCGGACAGGGTCCGAACGTGAGAAAACCATGTCAGAAGGAGAAGGCATTCCACCAAGGACCATAGCACCACCACCAACATCCATTCCACCATAGCACAAAGAGAACGAATCACTTATAACACCCTTATCAACAAGCTGATCCATTATGCTAAGTTGACCACGACCCAGCCCCATTATACCATCAGCAT
This portion of the Panicum virgatum strain AP13 chromosome 2N, P.virgatum_v5, whole genome shotgun sequence genome encodes:
- the LOC120658641 gene encoding peamaclein-like, with the protein product MKGIPVALLLLALVAASSLHDLAAVADSSGAAPDGVCDGKCRSRCSLKKAGRCMGLCMMCCGKCGSCVPSGPYASKDECPCYRDMKSPKSQRPKCP
- the LOC120658528 gene encoding aspartic proteinase CDR1-like: MASRGRPRPGSLQVLAAVLLLAAASAAAAGSPGRPAPGPPLFLPLTRSYPNANRLAGSLRRGLGEGAHPNARMRLHDDLLTNGYYTTRLYIGTPPQEFALIVDSGSTVTYVPCASCEQCGNHQDPRFQPDLSSTYSPVKCNVDCTCDNDKNQCTYERQYAEMSSSSGVLGEDIVSFGRESELKPQRAVFGCENSETGDLFSQHADGIMGLGRGQLSIMDQLVDKGVISDSFSLCYGGMDVGGGAMVLGGMPSPSDMVFSRSDPVRSPYYNIELREIHVGGKALRVDPRVFDSKHGTVLDSGTTYAYLPEQAFVSFKDAVTSKVHSLKKIRGPDPNYKDICFAGAGRNVSQLHEVFPAVDMVFGNGQKLSLTPENYLFRHSKVDGAYCLGVFQNGKDPTTLLGGIIVRNTLVTYDRHNEKIGFWKTNCSELWERLHIGGASSPAPSSDTGSQADMSPAPAPSGLPEFDVGLITIDMSINVTYPNLKPHLHELSELIAKELEIDSRQVRVMNVTSQGNSTLIRWGIFPAGPDNAMSNTTAMGIIYRLTQHHVQLPENLGSYQLLEWNVQPLTRRSWFQEHVVSILLGILLVVLFTLSAFLVVLVWRKKFSGQTAYRPVDSVAPEQELQPL